Proteins from one Mycobacterium sp. EPa45 genomic window:
- a CDS encoding aldehyde dehydrogenase family protein: MPAQDTTATIASGEQAGESQGSERHMLIDGQLVGAQRTYPSINPANGDVVGYAPEADVADAERAIAAARKAFDTTDWATNVELRIRCMEQLHNALVEHSDELRALTIAEVGATRALTESAQLDDPIRIVGYYANLLKTYEMSEDLGEIESRGQRHHRWVEKEAAGVVAAIIAYNYPNQLALAKLGPSLAAGCTVVLKAAPDTPLTTLALGEVIAKYTDIPAGVVNVISSTDPAVGAALTTSPDVDVVTFTGSTATGRKIMAAASDTIKKVFLELGGKSAMIVLDDADFNNCAMMAAFMICSHAGQGCAITTRLLVPRKHHDEIVELVKNFMGMVRFGDPADPATYMGPLINDTQRDKVDGMVQRAIAAGATVVTGGRKVDGPGFFYEPTLITDVDPDSELAQEEIFGPVLAVLAYEDDDDAVRIANNSIYGLSGGVFGDPDRALAIARRIRTGTMGINGGNYFGPDSPFGGYKQSGVGREMGVAGLEEFLERKTLAAVVS, from the coding sequence ATGCCGGCCCAGGACACGACGGCCACCATCGCGAGCGGCGAGCAAGCGGGGGAGAGCCAGGGGTCCGAGCGGCACATGCTGATCGACGGTCAGCTCGTCGGCGCCCAGCGGACTTATCCATCGATCAATCCCGCCAACGGAGACGTGGTGGGATACGCACCCGAGGCCGACGTCGCCGACGCCGAGCGTGCGATCGCCGCGGCTCGCAAGGCCTTCGACACCACTGACTGGGCCACCAATGTGGAGCTGCGGATCCGGTGCATGGAGCAGTTGCACAACGCGCTCGTTGAGCACAGCGACGAACTCCGCGCGCTGACGATCGCCGAGGTCGGCGCGACCAGGGCGCTGACCGAGAGCGCCCAGCTCGATGACCCGATCCGGATCGTCGGCTACTACGCGAATCTGCTGAAGACCTATGAAATGAGCGAGGACCTCGGCGAGATCGAGAGCCGCGGGCAGCGCCACCACCGCTGGGTGGAGAAGGAAGCCGCCGGCGTCGTGGCCGCGATCATCGCCTACAACTATCCGAACCAGTTGGCGCTCGCCAAGCTCGGCCCGTCGCTGGCCGCCGGGTGCACGGTCGTCCTCAAGGCCGCGCCGGACACCCCGCTCACCACGCTGGCACTCGGCGAAGTGATCGCGAAGTACACCGATATCCCCGCCGGCGTCGTCAATGTCATCAGTTCCACCGACCCCGCCGTAGGCGCCGCGCTGACCACCAGCCCCGACGTCGACGTCGTGACCTTCACCGGTTCGACGGCCACCGGGCGCAAGATCATGGCTGCCGCCAGCGACACCATCAAGAAGGTGTTCCTGGAGCTCGGCGGCAAGTCCGCGATGATCGTGCTCGACGACGCTGACTTCAACAACTGCGCCATGATGGCGGCATTCATGATCTGCTCGCACGCCGGCCAGGGCTGCGCGATCACCACGCGGCTCCTGGTGCCGCGCAAGCACCATGACGAGATCGTCGAACTGGTGAAGAACTTCATGGGCATGGTCCGCTTCGGCGACCCGGCCGACCCGGCCACCTACATGGGGCCGCTGATCAACGACACTCAGCGCGACAAGGTCGACGGCATGGTCCAGCGGGCGATCGCGGCCGGCGCAACCGTCGTCACCGGCGGTAGGAAGGTCGACGGTCCAGGCTTCTTCTATGAGCCCACGTTGATCACGGACGTCGACCCCGACAGCGAGTTGGCCCAGGAGGAGATCTTCGGTCCGGTGCTGGCAGTCCTCGCTTACGAAGACGACGACGACGCGGTGCGGATCGCCAACAACTCCATCTACGGACTCTCCGGTGGAGTGTTCGGCGACCCCGACCGCGCGTTGGCGATCGCCCGCCGGATCCGCACCGGCACGATGGGCATCAACGGCGGCAACTACTTCGGACCGGACAGCCCGTTCGGTGGCTACAAGCAGTCCGGCGTCGGCCGCGAGATGGGTGTGGCAGGCCTGGAGGAATTCCTCGAGCGCAAGACCCTAGCGGCGGTCGTGTCATGA
- a CDS encoding SDR family NAD(P)-dependent oxidoreductase → MKTALVTGGGSGIGAAVANRLRADGYHVATIDLNDSETEFSYVADVTDRAQIEAALADIRAALGPVTILVNAAGRDSFRRFLDIGFNDWKKIVDINLHGVFHTSQAVLPDMIEAGWGRIVNISSSSTHSGAPYMSAYVAAKSGVNGLTKSLALEYGPAGITVNAVPPGFVDTPMLRNAEARGNLGSVAEAIARTPVGRIGRPEDIAAACAFLISEEAGYITGQILGVNGGRNT, encoded by the coding sequence GTGAAGACGGCGTTGGTAACCGGTGGCGGTTCGGGAATCGGTGCTGCGGTGGCCAACCGGCTGCGCGCCGACGGATACCACGTGGCCACTATCGACCTCAACGACTCCGAGACCGAGTTCTCCTACGTCGCCGACGTCACCGACCGCGCCCAGATCGAGGCCGCACTCGCCGACATCCGGGCCGCCCTCGGTCCGGTCACGATTCTGGTCAACGCGGCCGGCCGCGACTCGTTTCGGCGATTCCTCGACATCGGCTTCAATGACTGGAAGAAGATCGTCGACATCAACCTGCACGGGGTCTTCCACACCAGCCAAGCCGTCCTACCCGACATGATCGAGGCCGGCTGGGGCCGCATCGTCAACATCTCCTCGTCGAGCACACATTCCGGAGCGCCGTACATGTCGGCCTACGTCGCGGCCAAGTCCGGCGTCAACGGTCTGACCAAAAGCCTTGCCCTGGAGTACGGCCCGGCCGGAATCACCGTCAACGCGGTGCCACCCGGTTTCGTCGACACCCCGATGCTGCGTAACGCCGAGGCCCGCGGCAATCTCGGCTCGGTCGCCGAGGCCATCGCGCGAACACCGGTCGGCCGGATCGGCAGGCCGGAGGACATCGCCGCCGCGTGCGCCTTCCTGATCTCCGAGGAAGCCGGCTACATCACCGGCCAGATCCTCGGGGTGAACGGCGGACGCAACACCTGA
- a CDS encoding mycofactocin-coupled SDR family oxidoreductase, whose product MGRVQGRVAFITGAARGQGRSHALRLAEEGADIIAVDLCRDIETIGYKMATPEDLEETAELVKKTGRGIVTAQADVREAAELKTALEQGLAEFGKVDIVVAQAGIAGMKGQPPLQAWCDVINTNLIGTINAIQVALPHLQEGASIIATGSTAALMDAHQKDNPGADPGGMSYMVAKRLLSNYVHDLATELAVRGIRANVVHPTNCNTDMLQSEPMYRSFRPDLENPTRADAEPVFGIQQAMKVNFVEPLDISNAVLWLASDEARYVTGMQLRVDAGGYLKWYDYHV is encoded by the coding sequence GTGGGACGAGTCCAGGGCAGAGTTGCCTTCATCACCGGTGCCGCACGCGGGCAGGGCCGCAGCCATGCCCTGCGGCTGGCCGAAGAAGGTGCCGACATCATCGCGGTCGACCTGTGCAGGGACATCGAGACCATCGGCTACAAGATGGCCACCCCCGAGGATCTCGAGGAGACCGCCGAGCTGGTCAAGAAGACCGGGCGCGGGATCGTCACCGCACAGGCCGATGTTCGCGAGGCGGCCGAGCTCAAGACGGCCCTCGAACAGGGTCTCGCCGAGTTCGGCAAGGTCGACATTGTCGTCGCCCAGGCCGGCATCGCCGGAATGAAAGGGCAGCCGCCACTGCAGGCGTGGTGCGATGTCATCAACACCAACCTCATCGGAACCATCAACGCTATCCAGGTGGCCCTGCCGCATCTCCAGGAGGGCGCCTCGATCATCGCGACCGGCTCCACCGCGGCGCTGATGGACGCTCACCAAAAGGACAACCCGGGCGCCGATCCCGGCGGCATGAGCTACATGGTCGCCAAGCGTCTGCTGTCCAACTATGTCCACGACCTGGCCACCGAGCTTGCCGTGCGCGGCATCCGGGCCAACGTCGTCCATCCGACCAACTGCAACACCGACATGTTGCAGAGCGAGCCGATGTATCGGTCGTTCCGGCCGGATCTGGAAAATCCGACCCGCGCCGACGCCGAGCCGGTGTTCGGGATCCAGCAGGCGATGAAGGTCAATTTCGTTGAGCCACTGGACATCAGCAACGCGGTGCTGTGGCTGGCATCCGATGAGGCCCGCTACGTCACGGGTATGCAGCTGCGCGTCGACGCCGGCGGTTACCTCAAGTGGTACGACTACCACGTTTAG
- a CDS encoding ferredoxin gives MKVRVDQERCQGHTLCAMIAPDMFELNDIDGSSSAVTEDVPADQIELVREAAHSCPEQAILIDED, from the coding sequence GTGAAGGTTCGGGTCGACCAGGAGCGGTGCCAGGGGCACACGCTGTGCGCCATGATCGCTCCAGACATGTTCGAGCTCAACGATATCGACGGAAGTTCGTCGGCGGTCACCGAAGATGTGCCGGCCGACCAAATCGAGCTCGTGCGGGAAGCCGCCCATTCCTGTCCTGAACAGGCAATCCTCATCGACGAGGATTGA
- a CDS encoding cytochrome P450 — MSIDDVSDDTERKQPTYHFDRHTPEYRQQFEKITEEMQSRCPMAWTDVYDGHWVAAGSKEVFELARCPVVSNDHDINGERKGYQGITIPKAQRATVVRGGILEMDEPEHSWYRGALNPYLSPAAVKRWVPFVDEIVRASLDEKIASGHIDFVDDLANIVPAVLTLAMMGIELKKWPVYSEPAHLSVSTPEHSPDAPRVAEMNRQMGLDMVTTMMEVRENPRPGLVNALLQLRIDGEPAPDLEILGNLGLIIGGGFDTTTALTAHSLEWLSEHPDERDRLSRERATLLDPATEEFLRYYTPAPGDGRTFAEDVEVEGHRFKEGERLWLSWAMANRDPSVFDKPNEVMLDRKGNRHFSFGIGVHRCVGSNVARTVFKSMVTAVLDRMPDYVCDPEGTVHYETIGVIQGMKHLPADFTPGPRLGPGLDETLDKLQRICEEQGLARPITERKEPAVIDW; from the coding sequence TTGAGTATCGATGACGTCAGCGACGACACCGAACGAAAGCAGCCGACCTATCACTTCGATCGGCATACGCCGGAGTATCGGCAGCAATTCGAGAAGATCACCGAGGAGATGCAGTCTCGGTGCCCGATGGCGTGGACCGACGTCTACGACGGTCACTGGGTGGCCGCGGGCAGCAAAGAGGTGTTCGAGCTGGCGCGCTGCCCGGTGGTCTCCAATGATCACGACATCAACGGTGAGCGCAAGGGCTACCAGGGCATCACGATCCCAAAGGCTCAGCGGGCCACGGTGGTTCGCGGCGGCATCCTGGAGATGGATGAACCCGAGCACAGCTGGTACCGCGGCGCGCTGAATCCGTACCTATCCCCGGCCGCGGTCAAGCGGTGGGTGCCGTTCGTCGACGAGATCGTCCGTGCTTCGCTCGACGAGAAGATCGCATCGGGCCATATCGACTTTGTCGATGACCTCGCCAATATCGTGCCCGCGGTGCTCACCCTCGCCATGATGGGTATCGAGCTGAAGAAGTGGCCGGTATACAGCGAGCCCGCCCACCTCTCGGTATCCACCCCGGAACACTCACCGGATGCGCCCCGCGTCGCCGAGATGAACCGGCAGATGGGCCTCGACATGGTCACCACCATGATGGAGGTCCGGGAGAATCCGCGGCCGGGTCTGGTGAACGCGCTGCTGCAGTTACGCATCGACGGTGAGCCTGCTCCCGACTTGGAGATCTTGGGCAATCTCGGGCTGATCATCGGCGGCGGCTTCGACACCACCACCGCTCTGACCGCGCATTCACTGGAGTGGCTCAGCGAGCATCCCGACGAGCGGGATCGGCTCAGCCGCGAACGAGCCACACTGCTGGACCCCGCCACCGAAGAGTTCCTGCGGTACTACACCCCCGCCCCCGGCGACGGGCGCACGTTCGCCGAGGACGTCGAGGTAGAGGGCCACCGGTTCAAAGAGGGTGAGCGGCTGTGGCTGTCGTGGGCGATGGCCAACCGCGATCCATCGGTGTTCGACAAGCCGAACGAGGTAATGCTCGACCGAAAAGGTAACCGACACTTCAGCTTCGGTATCGGCGTACATCGGTGCGTCGGGTCGAACGTCGCTCGGACGGTGTTCAAGTCGATGGTCACTGCCGTGCTCGACCGGATGCCGGACTACGTGTGCGACCCGGAAGGCACCGTGCATTACGAGACCATCGGCGTCATCCAGGGTATGAAGCACCTGCCGGCCGACTTCACCCCAGGACCACGGCTGGGCCCCGGGCTCGATGAGACGCTGGACAAGCTGCAGCGGATTTGCGAGGAGCAGGGTCTGGCTCGTCCCATCACCGAGCGCAAGGAACCAGCCGTCATCGACTGGTGA
- a CDS encoding acyl-CoA dehydrogenase family protein has product MQLSFDPDVESFRDEFSAFLDANLPTEAETGERPRSVSHMPAWARRWQRLLFDNGWLLPGQPPEFGGRNASILQQFVHLEELCRRRIYHSFNPQGVNIIAASLISFGSDEQKHRWAVPVLKGEKTASLGMSEPSAGSDLASLRTRAVRDGDHFVVNGQKVWTSGAHDADFLLTFVRTDPDAPKHKGISVLLIPTDLPGVVCRPFASICGIDDKDFNEVFFTDVRVPAENLVGPLNGGWGVANGSLGHERTMMWLGFADRIANMIGDFEPRTPLEKDQYASMIMDYQALRLMGSSGLAKAARGETDVASVSVVKLFGSEAELRASEYALTASGSAGLVHPSSTGPYAHLNLDHYFASWFERHARSFSGTIAGGTSEIQRNIIAQQVLSLPRSK; this is encoded by the coding sequence ATGCAACTTTCATTCGATCCCGACGTCGAGTCGTTCCGCGACGAGTTCAGCGCGTTCCTCGACGCCAACCTGCCGACCGAGGCCGAAACCGGCGAGCGGCCCCGGTCGGTGTCGCACATGCCGGCGTGGGCGCGGCGCTGGCAGCGGCTGTTGTTCGACAACGGCTGGCTGCTGCCCGGTCAGCCCCCGGAGTTCGGTGGCCGCAACGCCTCTATCCTGCAGCAGTTCGTTCATCTCGAGGAGCTCTGCCGGCGCCGGATCTACCACAGCTTCAACCCGCAAGGCGTGAATATCATTGCGGCATCGCTGATCTCGTTCGGATCCGATGAACAGAAGCACCGATGGGCGGTGCCTGTGCTCAAGGGTGAGAAGACCGCGTCGCTGGGGATGAGCGAGCCGAGCGCGGGATCGGACCTGGCCTCGCTGCGCACCCGCGCCGTTCGGGACGGCGATCACTTCGTGGTGAACGGCCAGAAGGTGTGGACCTCGGGTGCCCACGATGCCGACTTCCTGCTGACGTTCGTCCGGACCGACCCGGATGCTCCCAAGCACAAGGGCATCAGCGTGCTCCTCATCCCGACCGACCTGCCGGGGGTGGTCTGCCGGCCGTTCGCGTCGATCTGCGGGATCGACGACAAGGACTTCAACGAGGTGTTCTTCACCGATGTCCGGGTGCCCGCCGAGAATCTGGTGGGTCCGCTCAATGGCGGTTGGGGAGTCGCCAACGGGTCTCTGGGCCACGAGCGGACGATGATGTGGCTGGGATTCGCCGACCGCATCGCGAACATGATCGGCGATTTCGAGCCGAGGACGCCGCTGGAGAAAGACCAGTACGCGTCGATGATCATGGATTACCAGGCGCTGCGGTTGATGGGCTCCTCCGGACTGGCCAAGGCGGCGCGTGGGGAGACCGATGTGGCCTCGGTGTCGGTGGTCAAACTGTTCGGCTCCGAGGCAGAACTGCGGGCGTCCGAATATGCGCTCACCGCAAGCGGATCCGCTGGCCTGGTACATCCGTCCAGCACAGGGCCTTATGCCCATCTCAACCTGGACCACTACTTCGCCAGCTGGTTCGAGCGTCATGCCCGGAGTTTCTCCGGAACGATCGCCGGGGGCACCTCGGAGATCCAGCGCAACATCATCGCCCAGCAGGTGCTGAGCCTGCCGCGCTCGAAGTAG
- a CDS encoding acyl-CoA dehydrogenase family protein has protein sequence MLLEFDADQRLWQDTVRDAVAKQCPASLIRGIAEDGVDPAPLWESYVEAGWTELADPENAVELAIVLEEFGRATDPTPFLATLTQYAPLAGDRYDPQHAGTAVYQGVTAHRDADGWVLTGTSRYVLDGDRAQKLAVVTDAGVFLVEAAAATATRLPVFDPVMHVADLTFPGVVVSDDDRVHADPERARHVALTGIAITTVGACQRILDLALQHVRDRHQFGVPIGSFQAVQHKAVDMHVAIERARALSYFAALTISADDPRRRLAAAMAKAAAGDCQSVVFRHGLQLFGAMGFTWENDVQFALKRAKAGELMLGGAAEHRAVIANEYREL, from the coding sequence GTGCTACTGGAGTTCGATGCTGATCAGCGATTGTGGCAGGACACCGTGCGGGACGCGGTGGCCAAGCAGTGCCCCGCCTCGCTGATCCGCGGGATCGCCGAGGACGGGGTCGATCCGGCGCCGCTGTGGGAGTCCTACGTCGAAGCGGGTTGGACCGAACTAGCCGACCCGGAGAATGCGGTTGAGCTGGCGATCGTATTAGAGGAGTTCGGCCGCGCCACGGACCCCACACCGTTTCTGGCAACCCTGACCCAGTACGCGCCGCTGGCCGGTGATCGCTACGACCCGCAGCACGCCGGCACCGCGGTTTACCAGGGGGTCACCGCCCATCGCGATGCCGACGGCTGGGTACTGACCGGAACCTCGCGGTACGTCCTGGACGGCGACCGGGCGCAGAAGCTCGCCGTGGTGACCGATGCCGGAGTGTTCCTCGTCGAGGCCGCCGCCGCGACGGCCACCCGGTTGCCGGTGTTCGACCCGGTGATGCACGTTGCCGACCTCACCTTCCCGGGTGTGGTGGTGTCCGACGACGACCGGGTACACGCCGACCCCGAACGGGCCCGCCACGTCGCGCTGACCGGGATAGCGATCACCACGGTCGGTGCGTGCCAGCGGATCCTCGACCTCGCTCTGCAGCACGTGCGGGACCGCCACCAGTTCGGGGTGCCCATCGGCTCCTTCCAGGCCGTGCAGCACAAGGCGGTCGACATGCACGTCGCGATCGAACGCGCTCGCGCTCTGTCGTACTTCGCCGCACTGACCATCAGTGCCGACGACCCGCGGCGTCGGCTTGCCGCCGCGATGGCGAAGGCCGCCGCCGGCGACTGCCAGTCGGTGGTCTTCCGCCACGGCCTGCAACTGTTCGGCGCCATGGGCTTCACGTGGGAGAACGACGTCCAATTCGCGCTCAAGCGCGCCAAGGCCGGTGAGCTCATGCTGGGCGGCGCCGCCGAACACCGTGCCGTGATCGCCAACGAGTACCGGGAACTGTAG
- a CDS encoding amidohydrolase family protein, with product MIEHRDGTTTPVIDASVHIFFGSTPELRGVMREPFKSRGFPDYEMDWYGAPGGEYLDGTRGPDHQYPGSDPAFVARQLFDDRGVDVAVLHPMGRGIMPDRHLGTAILAAHNEMLVSRWLDHPEFGDRFRGTIRVNPDDVRGALREIDKYKDHPRVVQIGIPLQSRELYGKPQFWDLWQAAVDAGLPVATHIETGEGIAYPPTPSGHTRTYEQYLGFMSLNYIYHLMNLIAEGVFERWPDLKFVFADGAGDMMTPFMWRMDCFGRPHLEQTPWAPKMPSDYLPGHVHFIHNSLDGPGDADFADEWLSFTGKEDMVMFGSSYPHWHCTDVRALPTAWTAEQREKVCWRNAAALYGIDIPAGLAAQ from the coding sequence GTGATAGAGCACCGCGACGGGACAACGACCCCCGTCATCGACGCGAGCGTGCACATCTTCTTCGGGTCCACGCCCGAGCTGCGCGGCGTGATGCGGGAGCCGTTCAAGAGCCGCGGCTTCCCCGACTACGAAATGGACTGGTACGGCGCACCCGGCGGTGAATACCTAGACGGGACCCGCGGGCCGGACCATCAGTACCCCGGATCCGACCCGGCGTTCGTCGCCCGTCAGCTGTTCGACGATCGTGGCGTCGACGTCGCGGTCCTCCATCCGATGGGCCGCGGCATCATGCCCGACCGCCACCTCGGCACCGCGATCCTGGCCGCCCACAACGAGATGCTGGTGTCGCGCTGGCTGGACCATCCGGAATTCGGTGACCGTTTCCGCGGCACCATCCGGGTCAACCCCGACGACGTCCGGGGTGCGCTGCGCGAGATCGATAAGTACAAGGACCACCCGAGGGTCGTCCAGATCGGCATTCCGCTGCAATCGCGGGAGTTGTACGGCAAACCCCAGTTCTGGGATCTGTGGCAGGCAGCGGTGGACGCCGGCCTGCCGGTGGCCACCCACATCGAGACCGGTGAGGGCATCGCGTATCCGCCAACCCCGTCCGGACACACCCGGACCTATGAGCAGTACCTGGGCTTCATGTCGCTCAATTACATCTATCACCTGATGAACCTGATCGCCGAAGGCGTTTTCGAGCGATGGCCAGACCTGAAGTTCGTGTTCGCCGACGGCGCGGGCGACATGATGACGCCGTTCATGTGGCGGATGGACTGCTTCGGGCGCCCCCACCTCGAGCAGACCCCGTGGGCGCCGAAGATGCCCAGCGACTACCTGCCGGGGCACGTCCATTTCATCCACAACAGCCTCGACGGGCCGGGCGACGCTGACTTCGCCGACGAATGGCTGTCATTCACTGGCAAGGAAGACATGGTGATGTTCGGCTCGAGCTATCCGCACTGGCACTGCACCGATGTCCGTGCCCTGCCCACCGCGTGGACGGCCGAGCAGCGGGAAAAAGTCTGCTGGCGCAACGCCGCCGCGCTCTACGGCATAGACATCCCGGCCGGCCTGGCCGCACAGTAG
- a CDS encoding amidohydrolase family protein, producing MTLTHSQERVAPAERVAIRCVDSDVHPVPKRGVLQEYIPEPIRTKYFRNHRVGETIYYDSPDYAHAYAMRVDTFPDDGEFACSDPDMALRQAVMEAGADVCILEPAFAPCRIPEATAALGYAHNTWQTEHWLDSRTNWHERWRGSICVAIEDPEGGAREIEKWGEHPYMAQVMIKAEPRPSWGDPKYDPIWAAATKINKPVSCHLSRGFYETLPIPPVGFPSYNHDFMVSYSLLAANQVMSMIFDGLFDRFPTLRIVFVEHAFSWILPLMWRMDAIYEARKSWLDIKRKPSEYVKDHIKWTTQPLDYPEDKTELLRAFEWMECEKILLFSSDYPHWTYDDPRWLVKHLPEHAREAVMFRNGIETYGLPDTVPALEGQTRVF from the coding sequence ATGACTCTGACCCATAGCCAGGAGCGAGTCGCTCCCGCCGAACGCGTCGCGATCCGGTGCGTCGATTCCGATGTCCACCCGGTGCCCAAGCGAGGCGTGCTGCAGGAGTACATCCCTGAGCCGATACGTACCAAGTACTTCAGAAATCACCGGGTCGGCGAGACGATCTACTACGACTCGCCAGACTATGCGCACGCCTACGCGATGCGGGTCGACACCTTCCCCGACGACGGCGAGTTCGCCTGCAGCGACCCCGACATGGCGCTTCGGCAGGCCGTGATGGAGGCCGGCGCCGACGTCTGCATCCTCGAGCCCGCATTCGCACCGTGCCGCATCCCGGAGGCGACCGCGGCACTGGGCTACGCGCACAACACCTGGCAGACCGAGCACTGGCTGGACAGCAGGACCAACTGGCACGAGCGCTGGCGCGGCTCGATCTGCGTCGCCATCGAGGACCCCGAAGGGGGGGCCCGCGAAATCGAGAAGTGGGGCGAGCACCCGTACATGGCGCAGGTGATGATCAAAGCCGAACCTCGCCCGTCGTGGGGTGACCCGAAATACGACCCGATCTGGGCGGCGGCGACCAAAATCAACAAGCCGGTGAGCTGCCACCTGTCGCGGGGCTTCTACGAAACGCTGCCGATCCCCCCGGTGGGCTTCCCGAGCTACAACCACGACTTCATGGTCAGCTACTCGCTGCTGGCCGCCAACCAGGTCATGAGCATGATCTTCGATGGGCTCTTCGACCGGTTCCCCACCCTGCGCATCGTGTTCGTCGAGCACGCCTTCAGCTGGATCCTGCCGCTCATGTGGCGGATGGACGCCATCTACGAGGCCCGCAAGTCCTGGCTGGATATCAAGCGTAAGCCGAGCGAGTACGTCAAGGACCACATCAAGTGGACCACCCAGCCGCTGGACTACCCCGAGGACAAGACCGAGCTGCTGCGGGCCTTTGAGTGGATGGAATGCGAGAAAATTCTGCTGTTCTCCTCTGACTATCCGCACTGGACCTACGACGACCCGCGCTGGCTGGTCAAACACCTGCCGGAGCACGCGCGGGAAGCGGTGATGTTCCGCAACGGGATCGAGACGTACGGGCTGCCGGATACCGTGCCGGCCCTCGAGGGTCAGACGCGGGTCTTCTGA
- a CDS encoding Rieske (2Fe-2S) protein: MTQADKQPRLAQGREHVVATVDEIPPGTHKLVPIGRHGVGVYNVNGTFYAIANYCPHEGGPLCSGRPRGRNIVDESVPGDAVMVRDLEYIYCPWHQWGFELATGTTAVKPEWSIRTYPVRVVGDDVLVMA, translated from the coding sequence ATGACTCAAGCCGACAAGCAGCCCCGCCTGGCGCAGGGCCGAGAGCACGTGGTCGCGACCGTTGACGAAATACCGCCCGGCACACACAAATTGGTGCCGATCGGCCGGCATGGCGTCGGGGTGTACAACGTCAACGGCACGTTCTACGCCATCGCCAACTATTGCCCGCACGAGGGTGGACCGCTGTGCTCTGGGCGCCCCCGTGGGCGCAACATCGTCGACGAGAGCGTTCCCGGCGACGCGGTGATGGTGCGCGATCTGGAGTACATCTACTGTCCCTGGCACCAGTGGGGATTCGAGCTGGCGACCGGTACGACCGCGGTCAAGCCGGAGTGGAGTATCCGCACCTACCCGGTACGCGTGGTGGGCGACGACGTTCTCGTGATGGCATGA
- a CDS encoding alpha/beta fold hydrolase, which translates to MSTPTTAGPQLRDGEQVLEINGGNVVYEILGETGDFIALTPGGRYSKDIEGLRPLAEELVKGGYRVLLWDRPNCGKSDLQFYGQSESHMRAETLHGLITGLGVGPCIIAGGSGGARDSILTTILYPEIVTKLVAWNIVGGVYGSFVLGSYYLVPSILAARGLGIKGLLHVDEWKERIAENPANKDRILALDTDEFLRVMLRWLNAFVPKPGQAIPGVDDEYFGDIKVPTLIIRGGENDWDHPKRTSLEVNCLIKGSTLIDPPWPEDAWERAGEDRASGKVKHFNMFDTWVQAAPAILDFLRR; encoded by the coding sequence ATGAGCACGCCGACGACCGCGGGTCCGCAGCTGCGTGACGGCGAGCAGGTCCTGGAGATCAACGGCGGCAACGTCGTATACGAGATCCTCGGCGAGACAGGTGATTTCATCGCCCTTACGCCGGGTGGCCGGTACAGCAAGGACATCGAGGGCCTACGCCCGCTGGCCGAGGAACTGGTCAAAGGCGGCTACCGCGTGCTGCTGTGGGACCGGCCCAATTGCGGAAAATCCGACCTGCAGTTCTACGGGCAGAGCGAATCCCACATGCGCGCCGAGACGTTGCACGGGTTGATCACCGGGCTGGGCGTCGGCCCGTGCATCATCGCCGGCGGCTCGGGCGGCGCCCGCGATTCGATCCTGACCACGATCCTGTACCCCGAGATCGTCACCAAGCTGGTGGCGTGGAACATCGTCGGTGGCGTGTACGGCAGCTTCGTGCTGGGCTCCTACTATCTGGTGCCGAGCATTCTCGCGGCGCGCGGTCTCGGCATCAAAGGCCTTCTGCACGTAGACGAGTGGAAGGAACGCATCGCCGAGAACCCGGCCAACAAGGACCGCATCCTGGCGCTGGACACCGACGAGTTCCTCCGGGTCATGCTGCGCTGGCTCAACGCGTTCGTCCCCAAGCCGGGTCAGGCGATCCCCGGGGTCGACGACGAGTACTTCGGCGACATCAAGGTGCCGACCCTCATCATCCGTGGCGGCGAGAACGACTGGGACCACCCCAAGCGCACCTCGCTCGAGGTGAACTGCCTCATCAAGGGCTCCACACTGATCGACCCGCCGTGGCCGGAGGACGCCTGGGAGCGCGCCGGTGAAGACCGGGCATCCGGAAAGGTCAAGCACTTCAACATGTTCGACACCTGGGTGCAGGCGGCCCCGGCCATTCTGGACTTCCTGCGCCGATGA